The following proteins are co-located in the Gavia stellata isolate bGavSte3 chromosome 36, bGavSte3.hap2, whole genome shotgun sequence genome:
- the RNF41 gene encoding E3 ubiquitin-protein ligase NRDP1, which produces MGYDVARFQGDVDEDLICPICSGVLEEPVQAPHCEHAFCNACITQWFSQQQTCPVDRSVVTVAHLRPVPRIMRNMLSKLQITCDNAVFGCTAVVRLDNLMSHLNDCEHNPKRPVTCEQGCGLEMPKDELPNHNCIKHLRSVVQQQQTRIAELEKTSAEHKHQLAEQKRDIQLLKAYMRAIRSVNPNLQNLEETIEYNEILEWVNSLQPARVTRWGGMISTPDAVLQAVIKRSLVESGCPTSIINELIENAHERNWPQGLATLETRQMNRRYYENYVAKRIPGKQAVVVMACENQHMGEDMVLEPGLVMIFAHGVEEI; this is translated from the exons ATGGGGTATGATGTAGCACGTTTTCAGGGGGATGTTGATGAAGACCTTATATGCCCCATCTGCAGCGGGGTCCTGGAGGAGCCGGTTCAG GCTCCTCACTGCGAGCACGCCTTCTGCAATGCCTGCATCACCCAGTGGTTCTCCCAGCAGCAGACGTGCCCCGTGGACCGCAGCGTCGTGACGGTTGCCCACCTCCGCCCCGTCCCACGGATCATGCGTAATATGCTCTCGAAGCTGCAGATCACTTGTGACAACGCTGTTTTCGGCTGTACAGCAGTTGTGCGACTCGACAACCTGATGTCTCACCTCAATGACTGCGAGCACAATCCAAAGCGCCCGGTCACTTGCGAGCAGGGATGCGG CTTGGAAATGCCCAAAGATGAGCTGCCAAACCACAACTGCATCAAGCATTTAAGATCCgtggtgcagcagcagcagacgaGAATCGCTGAGCTGGAGAAGACCTCAGCAGAGCACAAGCATCAGCTGGCTGAGCAG AAACGGGACATTCAGTTGCTGAAGGCCTACATGCGCGCCATCCGCAGCGTCAACCCCAACCTGCAGAACCTGGAGGAGACCATCGAATACAATGAAATCCTGGA GTGGGTGAactccctgcagccagcccGGGTGACGCGGTGGGGCGGAATGATCTCCACGCCGGACGCGGTGCTGCAGGCCGTCATCAAGCGCTCGCTGGTGGAGAGCGGCTGCCCCACGTCCATCATCAACGAGCTGATCGAGAACGCCCACGAGCGGAACTGGCCGCAGGGCCTGGCCACGCTGGAGACCCGCCAGATGAACCGGCGGTACTACGAGAACTATGTGGCCAAGCGCATCCCCGGCAAGCAGGCCGTGGTGGTGATGGCCTGCGAAAACCAGCACATGGGCGAGGACATGGTGCTAGAGCCGGGACTGGTGATGATATTTGCACACGGAGTGGAGGAAATCTAA